From the Lampris incognitus isolate fLamInc1 chromosome 6, fLamInc1.hap2, whole genome shotgun sequence genome, one window contains:
- the si:dkey-29p10.4 gene encoding tripartite motif-containing protein 16 isoform X2 gives MGASLDTPSPCSMCYELIQRPVILKCNHRFCQRCLGDLWSVSPNGPYRCPQWKCTTVYKTLPFDLSTAGPSPRSPPPQPRGAAGESRTDGAITVNTTGFTLWKPSTILGKRKASRHVPEQEANTKRLAVDPGAAGKPSSDSEQPTTPVSGTSSRWSTEVETPMIEERPESSKTKGNVNISSRDQPPCSSISNTPEVVFISQNKPPSEPPLIADDSDNCSEVDTCDAPVPATLKEKNELSGMHSPVERPTSPANSKSSPQVSTPGKGKSPLHHLSRPSLAFTKLPASTTAYPACSGLSPKPQGASGIPMSCHYCPTPGQQPAVKTCLVCGASMCSEHLRPHLESPVFQNHTLVAPMEDISLWRCQEHQEINRIYCRQCAMCVCTVCTVIGSHRDHRCISIREAERELRVVLTEARAGVQQQYGAIKEALEQEEQSALQCVRQEENRALGGLESQLSQLQGSLISVQQGLHILEGLADTQRDEQVREQAFIMEYSRTTQMVSDMGSVVEGVTVGAPEEVNHARLNCLQKWTEKRLNNIFLSLPDRDSYRMLYGIVPTLDTDTAHQKLLLSQNNRRVIYSEVQQAYPEDGARFSAFPQVLASRAVEKGLCYWEVEVPIDEGRWKVGLCEGQIGRKGQKDICRLGFNSYSWCLASEKGRVEALHDKVAVPIVTEGLRKVAVFLDFEGILSFFSVTPGGSLTLLHKYKHKFTEPLYPALSVSKTQLTICDLFQMSTTQ, from the exons ATGGGCGCCTCTCTTGACACTCCGTCGCCGTGTTCTATGTGCTACGAGCTGATTCAGAGGCCCGTCATCTTAAAGTGCAACCATCGCTTCTGCCAACGCTGCCTGGGAGACTTGTGGAGCGTTTCTCCCAACGGGCCGTACCGTTGTCCCCAATGGAAGTGTACAACCGTCTACAAGACCCTGCCGTTTGACTTGAGTACGGCGGGGCCGTCGCCCCGCAGCCCACCGCCGCAGCCTCGCGGCGCCGCGG GCGAATCCAGAACGGATGGGGCCATTACTGTCAACACGACTGGCTTTACACTGTGGAAGCCCAGCACAATTCTTGGCAAGAGAAAAGCTAGCAGACATGTACCAGAGCAAGAGGCAAACACAAAGCGACTAGCTGTGGACCCAGGTGCTGCTGGCAAACCTTCCAGTGACAGCGAGCAGCCCACCACACCAGTGTCAGGTACATCTAGCCGCTGGTCTACTGAAGTGGAGACACCCATGATTGAAGAGAGACCAGAATCCTCCAAAACCAAGGGCAATGTTAACATCTCATCCAGAGACCAGCCCCCTTGCAGCAGTATAAGCAATACGCCTGAAGTTGTCTTCATCTCCCAGAACAAGCCCCCATCAGAACCGCCCTTAATAGCAGATGACTCAGACAACTGCAGTGAAGTAGATACATGTGATGCACCTGTACCTGCAACCCtcaaagaaaaaaatgaattgtCAGGAATGCATTCACCGGTAGAAAGACCTACCTCCCCTGCCAACTCAAAGTCTTCTCCTCAGGTCTCCACTCCCGGTAAAGGCAAGTCTCCTTTGCACCATCTCTCCAGGCCATCTCTGGCATTCACCAAACTTCCTGCATCCACCACTGCTTACCCTGCATGCAGCGGTCTCTCTCCCAAGCCACAAGGAGCCAGTGGCATTCCCATGTCCTGCCATTACTGCCCCACTCCTGGGCAGCAGCCTGCTGTTAAGACCTGCCTAGTGTGCGGGGCCTCCATGTGTTCAGAGCACCTGCGTCCCCACCTGGAATCCCCAGTCTTCCAAAACCACACCCTGGTGGCTCCCATGGAGGATATCTCCCTGTGGAGGTGCCAGGAGCACCAGGAGATAAACCGCATCTACTGTCGGCAGTGTGCGATGTGCGTATGCACTGTGTGCACTGTGATAGGCTCTCACCGGGACCACCGCTGCATCAGCatcagggaggcagagagagagctgaGG GTGGTGTTGACGGAGGCGAGGGCTGGAGTTCAGCAGCAGTACGGGGCCATAAAGGAGGCCCTGGAGCAGGAGGAGCAATCAGCCCTGCAatgtgtgaggcaggaggagAACAGGGCCCTGGGGGGCTTAGAGAGCCAGCTCAGCCAGCTCCAGGGCTCCCTCATCTCCGTCCAGCAGGGTCTCCACATCCTGGAGGGTCTCGCAGATACCCAGAGGGACGAACAGGTCCGGGAACAGGCCTTCATTATG GAATACAGCAGGACAACCCAAAT GGTCAGCGACATGGGAAGTGTTGTCGAAGGGGTGACAGTAGGGGCTCCAGAAGAAGTGAACCATGCCCGACTCAACTGTCTGCAAAAGTGGACAGAGAAGCGCCTGAACAACATTTTTCTCTCTCTGCCGGACAGAGACTCCTACCGAATGCTTT ATGGGATCGTCCCCACCCTTGACACAGACACAGCCCATCAGAAGCTGCTGCTGTCCCAGAACAACAGGAGAGTGATCTACAGCGAAGTCCAGCAGGCCTACCCGGAAGACGGGGCTCGATTCAGCGCCTTCCCTCAGGTCCTAGCCTCCCGGGCGGTGGAGAAGGGACTCTGCTACTGGGAAGTGGAGGTGCCTATAGACGAGGGCCGCTGGAAGGTGGGGTTGTGCGAGGGGCAGATAGGGAGGAAGGGGCAGAAGGACATCTGTCGTCTCGGCTTCAACTCGTACTCCTGGTGCCTTGCGAGCGAGAAGGGGAGAGTGGAGGCCCTGCATGACAAGGTGGCTGTTCCCATAGTTACCGAGGGTCTGAGGAAGGTGGCGGTATTCCTGGACTTTGAGGGCATCTTGTCATTCTTCAGTGTGACACCAGGGGGCAGTCTGACCTTACTGCACAAGTACAAGCACAAGTTCACTGAGCCACTTTACCCAGCCTTGTCTGTGTCCAAAACACAGCTGACCATCTGTGATCTGTTCCAAATGTCAACCACACAGTAA
- the si:dkey-29p10.4 gene encoding tripartite motif-containing protein 14 isoform X1, translating into MGASLDTPSPCSMCYELIQRPVILKCNHRFCQRCLGDLWSVSPNGPYRCPQWKCTTVYKTLPFDLSTAGPSPRSPPPQPRGAAGESRTDGAITVNTTGFTLWKPSTILGKRKASRHVPEQEANTKRLAVDPGAAGKPSSDSEQPTTPVSGTSSRWSTEVETPMIEERPESSKTKGNVNISSRDQPPCSSISNTPEVVFISQNKPPSEPPLIADDSDNCSEVDTCDAPVPATLKEKNELSGMHSPVERPTSPANSKSSPQVSTPGKGKSPLHHLSRPSLAFTKLPASTTAYPACSGLSPKPQGASGIPMSCHYCPTPGQQPAVKTCLVCGASMCSEHLRPHLESPVFQNHTLVAPMEDISLWRCQEHQEINRIYCRQCAMCVCTVCTVIGSHRDHRCISIREAERELRGNLKGEIKQLQEAEQVFLNRVAELKQKKQEFQVVLTEARAGVQQQYGAIKEALEQEEQSALQCVRQEENRALGGLESQLSQLQGSLISVQQGLHILEGLADTQRDEQVREQAFIMEYSRTTQMVSDMGSVVEGVTVGAPEEVNHARLNCLQKWTEKRLNNIFLSLPDRDSYRMLYGIVPTLDTDTAHQKLLLSQNNRRVIYSEVQQAYPEDGARFSAFPQVLASRAVEKGLCYWEVEVPIDEGRWKVGLCEGQIGRKGQKDICRLGFNSYSWCLASEKGRVEALHDKVAVPIVTEGLRKVAVFLDFEGILSFFSVTPGGSLTLLHKYKHKFTEPLYPALSVSKTQLTICDLFQMSTTQ; encoded by the exons ATGGGCGCCTCTCTTGACACTCCGTCGCCGTGTTCTATGTGCTACGAGCTGATTCAGAGGCCCGTCATCTTAAAGTGCAACCATCGCTTCTGCCAACGCTGCCTGGGAGACTTGTGGAGCGTTTCTCCCAACGGGCCGTACCGTTGTCCCCAATGGAAGTGTACAACCGTCTACAAGACCCTGCCGTTTGACTTGAGTACGGCGGGGCCGTCGCCCCGCAGCCCACCGCCGCAGCCTCGCGGCGCCGCGG GCGAATCCAGAACGGATGGGGCCATTACTGTCAACACGACTGGCTTTACACTGTGGAAGCCCAGCACAATTCTTGGCAAGAGAAAAGCTAGCAGACATGTACCAGAGCAAGAGGCAAACACAAAGCGACTAGCTGTGGACCCAGGTGCTGCTGGCAAACCTTCCAGTGACAGCGAGCAGCCCACCACACCAGTGTCAGGTACATCTAGCCGCTGGTCTACTGAAGTGGAGACACCCATGATTGAAGAGAGACCAGAATCCTCCAAAACCAAGGGCAATGTTAACATCTCATCCAGAGACCAGCCCCCTTGCAGCAGTATAAGCAATACGCCTGAAGTTGTCTTCATCTCCCAGAACAAGCCCCCATCAGAACCGCCCTTAATAGCAGATGACTCAGACAACTGCAGTGAAGTAGATACATGTGATGCACCTGTACCTGCAACCCtcaaagaaaaaaatgaattgtCAGGAATGCATTCACCGGTAGAAAGACCTACCTCCCCTGCCAACTCAAAGTCTTCTCCTCAGGTCTCCACTCCCGGTAAAGGCAAGTCTCCTTTGCACCATCTCTCCAGGCCATCTCTGGCATTCACCAAACTTCCTGCATCCACCACTGCTTACCCTGCATGCAGCGGTCTCTCTCCCAAGCCACAAGGAGCCAGTGGCATTCCCATGTCCTGCCATTACTGCCCCACTCCTGGGCAGCAGCCTGCTGTTAAGACCTGCCTAGTGTGCGGGGCCTCCATGTGTTCAGAGCACCTGCGTCCCCACCTGGAATCCCCAGTCTTCCAAAACCACACCCTGGTGGCTCCCATGGAGGATATCTCCCTGTGGAGGTGCCAGGAGCACCAGGAGATAAACCGCATCTACTGTCGGCAGTGTGCGATGTGCGTATGCACTGTGTGCACTGTGATAGGCTCTCACCGGGACCACCGCTGCATCAGCatcagggaggcagagagagagctgaGG GGAAACTTGAAGGGAGAGATTAAACAGCTTCAGGAAGCAGAACAAGTGTTCCTGAACAGAGTGGCTGAACTCAAGCAGAAGAAACAGGAGTTCCAG GTGGTGTTGACGGAGGCGAGGGCTGGAGTTCAGCAGCAGTACGGGGCCATAAAGGAGGCCCTGGAGCAGGAGGAGCAATCAGCCCTGCAatgtgtgaggcaggaggagAACAGGGCCCTGGGGGGCTTAGAGAGCCAGCTCAGCCAGCTCCAGGGCTCCCTCATCTCCGTCCAGCAGGGTCTCCACATCCTGGAGGGTCTCGCAGATACCCAGAGGGACGAACAGGTCCGGGAACAGGCCTTCATTATG GAATACAGCAGGACAACCCAAAT GGTCAGCGACATGGGAAGTGTTGTCGAAGGGGTGACAGTAGGGGCTCCAGAAGAAGTGAACCATGCCCGACTCAACTGTCTGCAAAAGTGGACAGAGAAGCGCCTGAACAACATTTTTCTCTCTCTGCCGGACAGAGACTCCTACCGAATGCTTT ATGGGATCGTCCCCACCCTTGACACAGACACAGCCCATCAGAAGCTGCTGCTGTCCCAGAACAACAGGAGAGTGATCTACAGCGAAGTCCAGCAGGCCTACCCGGAAGACGGGGCTCGATTCAGCGCCTTCCCTCAGGTCCTAGCCTCCCGGGCGGTGGAGAAGGGACTCTGCTACTGGGAAGTGGAGGTGCCTATAGACGAGGGCCGCTGGAAGGTGGGGTTGTGCGAGGGGCAGATAGGGAGGAAGGGGCAGAAGGACATCTGTCGTCTCGGCTTCAACTCGTACTCCTGGTGCCTTGCGAGCGAGAAGGGGAGAGTGGAGGCCCTGCATGACAAGGTGGCTGTTCCCATAGTTACCGAGGGTCTGAGGAAGGTGGCGGTATTCCTGGACTTTGAGGGCATCTTGTCATTCTTCAGTGTGACACCAGGGGGCAGTCTGACCTTACTGCACAAGTACAAGCACAAGTTCACTGAGCCACTTTACCCAGCCTTGTCTGTGTCCAAAACACAGCTGACCATCTGTGATCTGTTCCAAATGTCAACCACACAGTAA